A section of the Oreochromis aureus strain Israel breed Guangdong linkage group 22, ZZ_aureus, whole genome shotgun sequence genome encodes:
- the LOC116315970 gene encoding potassium voltage-gated channel subfamily G member 2-like, translating into METELARSRWSAEGTRGECSQRCYNIFVLETVCVAWFSLEFLLRFIQTQSKCMFLRTPLNVIDVVAILPYYITLIVDSLSVGGKPAGSGNNYLEKVGLVLRVLRALRIFYVMRLARHSLGLQTLGLTVRRCTREFGLLLLFLCVAMALFSPLVFLAESEMGAKQEFTSIPGSYWWAVISMTTVGYGDMVPRSIPGQVVALSSILSGILLMAFPVTSIFHTFSRSYVELKEEQSRALRQKPDSQDSTKSQNSEDSQETDSYHGITEATASAIQRRKSMAAQRAAEIRASMKT; encoded by the coding sequence GGTGAGTGCTCCCAGAGATGCTACAACATCTTTGTTCTGGAGACAGTGTGCGTCGCCTGGTTCTCCCTGGAGTTCCTGCTGCGCTTCATTCAGACTCAGAGCAAGTGTATGTTCCTGCGTACGCCTCTAAACGTCATTGATGTGGTAGCCATTCTTCCCTACTACATCACCCTCATCGTGGACTCTCTGTCGGTGGGTGGGAAACCTGCAGGCTCAGGGAACAACTACCTGGAGAAGGTGGGGTTAGTTCTCCGAGTTCTCCGCGCACTACGGATCTTTTACGTCATGAGGTTGGCCCGGCACTCCTTAGGCTTGCAGACCCTTGGCCTAACAGTGAGGAGGTGCACGCGTGAGTTTGGCCTGTTGCTGTTGTTCCTGTGCGTGGCCATGGCTCTTTTCTCACCACTCGTTTTCCTAGCTGAAAGCGAAATGGGCGCAAAGCAGGAATTCACCAGCATCCCTGGTAGCTACTGGTGGGCGGTCATCTCCATGACTACGGTTGGTTACGGGGACATGGTGCCCAGAAGCATCCCTGGTCAGGTGGTGGCGCTTAGCAGCATCCTGAGCGGCATCCTCCTCATGGCCTTCCCTGTCACATCCATCTTTCACACCTTCTCCCGCTCCTATGTTGAGCTGAAGGAGGAGCAGAGCCGGGCGCTCAGGCAGAAGCCAGACTCGCAGGACAGCACCAAGTCGCAGAACAGCGAGGACTCCCAGGAGACGGACAGCTACCATGGCATTACAGAGGCCACGGCTTCAGCCATACAGCGGAGAAAGTCCATGGCTGCTCAGAGAGCGGCTGAGATCAGAGCGTCCATGAAGACTTAG